From the genome of Salarias fasciatus chromosome 22, fSalaFa1.1, whole genome shotgun sequence:
TGGCTAGCGGCTCTGTACTCTCTCCTGCGTTGTGTTTGAATCAGGCCAGGACACTTgatttctgctgtttatttctgtggACTGGTGAAGCACACGCCGTCATACACTCACAGACGCGCACATATGAAGTCTGAAAGCCtgctaaaaacacaaaagaaaattttaacaataaagaaaatgtgGCAATTTCGTTTAGCATCTATTTTCCACGACTTACCATGGCGCCGACCCGCGGGCCCTCAAAAGTCACGGGGTACGCACGTGCAGGTGAacctgtgaaaaaaacaacacagagagtTTAAATTCACGTTTAtttgtgggggtgggggtgttgcCCGTGTGCGTTTTCATCCCTCTAGCCCCAGCGGAAGCCTTTCCTGGGGGTTTCCGGGCCCGTTTTCAGAGCAAATTTGAAAAACGCCTTAACAGAGTGTCTTTTGCtcaccatttttttaaatactggacCAAACGCGCTCAAACTTGCATGGAATGTCAGTCTCGACACCACATTCGTATGTGCCGGCTGTGGTGGCTGTAGCACAAAGGGAAACACccgaaaaaaaagtaaaactcgtgattttctattttcacgtttttattaaTTTCCCAAAAACGGTGATAGGTGGCTTGCTGAAGCTTTCACACCTTCTTTGGAGTGACCTTACAAACCTCTTTGGCTATTTTCatccctccagtcctccagcacCTGTAGAAGTATGCCAATGGGGCACAATGTATTATTTGTGGCTAAAAAAGGAGCTAACTTGAGCTGTTTgcattaatagctcccaaatGGTGAAATCTCTCCGGCTAAGACAGAATCTCTCTGGTCTCACACCGTttggagcagcaccacaaaaGTCACATCAAAACGTGTGTAAATTCCGGGACTGGTGTGCTATGAATTTTCTTGGTGTTCCAGTGAAAAATAACCGAGAAAATGGCCAAaaacctgcatttttttcccccattcatTCCAGACCACAGTCTCCccagtgatgacatcatcagccaCATAGCAACCCAGGGGTTCTAAATTTCTTTTGACTTGCAAACTGAAACAAATCTGTCCACAGACGTAACGCTCGCtgggaaaaaacacagaaaagatgtttaaaaacacattcCAGGGCGGATTCTTATCCATCCTTTACAGCATAGGCAGTAAGCCTTTACAAATATGGGACCAAAAGGTAAGCTACACATTTAAACTAGAAAATTCCAGCGGAAATTTCAACTTTGTGCCtgcgatctgtgtgtgtgtgtgtgtgtgtgtgtgtgtgtgtgtgtgtgtgtgtgtgtgtgtgtgtgtgtgtttgtatttgtataaCTTTTCCATACTCCTTCTGTGAGCTCTGGGCTCAGATCAGCCATGGCAGAGTCTGCAGCTGcgctgctgttgccatggaaacaagcTCCACTCTCCAGGcctgacagtgaatcagcagtttttcatgtaTTGCActtggttgaagaaatgtcgttTCTCGAGAGAGGCGAGAGGCAAaattgaatttttgtttttcctctgtcagTGTCAGAAGCCTTTTATGAATTTATCGTGAAaatttcatgtctgtaggatcatccatatGGGATGAGAAATAAATACCTGGAGAGAGAGCTGTTTGACATAGAGACCAAATGACCAGATTGTGAGCGTCACAACAAAAATCTCTACGTTCTTAGGAATACTTTGTGAacattgagccagaaatgtggccatgGGGACGAGACAGATAATTTTTTTGTAGATTACACACGCATTGTAAACTCCtgaaacggctgaaattctctctgtacttgaagGCTGATCATTTTGTCAGACCGTGGGTCAGGGGGGTTGCTGGGGGAGTGACCCTGCCTGCGTGCAAGCATTATGTTGTctctgtgttggtgtgtgagaTATTCCTGGTGCTTAGTTGTTTTAACAGTAATGCCCGGTTgagcaaagagcagcagtctcCTCATCTCCTGCCTTCAAGTCGCCGCTCGGCGCTACAATATCTTTCTCTTTAAAACATTGTGTTTCTCAAGTTTGCTTTAATCGGCCTGAAAAATTGTTATTGTGTGTTTACAGGTAAAGAATGGCCACATTAAGAGAGTCACTGACAATGACATACAGTCAAGCGTGTTGGAGGTTGAAGGAACAAATGTCAGGTGAGTGATATTAAATATGAATACTTCAAGAATCTTTTATCCTTTGTCCAGGACATTTAAATCAATCTAATCTGATGTTATCAGCctgtatttttaatgtgttttatgttagtgttttttaattaatattgaTGTCGGCACTTGTGTTATTATACCTCCTAATTCACATCTTGTGTTGGATTTAAAAGATTCTCCTAACTTCTCCTTTTCAACTCCCCCTGCTACAGCACCACCTACATAACATGTCCTGCTGATCCAAAGAAGACACTTGGCATCAAACTACCTTTTTTGGTGATGATCGTAAAGAACCTCAAAAAGTATTTCAGCTTTGAAATTCAGGTACAGATACATTCTCCTCTCCTTGTCAAAAAATGAATCCGAGTTTTGTGGTCACTCATGTGTTATTCGTCTCCACGTGTCTTTACAACGTGTAGGTGTTGGATGATCAAAATGTGCGCCGCCGGTTTCGGGCAAGCAACTACCAAAGCATGACTCAAGTAAACCCGTTCATCTGCACCATGCCCTTGAGGCTGGATGACGGTTGGAACCAGATACAGGTCAACCTGTCAGATTTCACCAGGAGGGCCTATGGCACCAACTACATCGAGACACTGCGAGTCCAGGTTAGTGCAGTAACACAGACGACAAAGCATCTGTCTGGATCAGCtcctttaaatgatttttttgtgctGATGTCTCACCTGTTTTTCAGATTCATGCAAACTGTCGCATCAGGAGAGTGTACTTCACAGACAGGCTGTACTCTGAGGATGAGCTCCCAGCAGATTTCAAACTCTATTTGCCTGTCCAGAGCCAAAAGGCAAAGGTGAGAACCCACATTCTTTTTTAACTGTGCTTGTTCAAATAGTGgtagtgtgttttctctgtggcaGACATTAATGACATTTTTCGTTTCTTACAGcaagagaccaccactccctgtGCTGTCCCACCAGAGGTGAGTGTGAGTTCACAATGAAGATTTAGATCTGTGTGTATGTAACATgaaatttaaaacttttttcttcttgttatGTTTTTGTAAATGGTCTTGTTAAGGTCCACAACGGCGCAATAATAACAGGCACCACCACCCAACATCCCGAGCAGAGGGGGGTCACAggtggaggaaagagacaggagacTGAGGGACGGGAAGAGCAACACAAAGCAGACGGGGACGGTGGAAAATCGAACTGCACTCTAGCGGATGGGGAAAAACCGAACTAAAGAGCAAAAAGGGATTGTCTGGGACAGCACCAGAAACGAAAGAGCTAAAGGGACATTCTGAACGGGACCAGAGACGAAAGAGCTAAAGGGACACTCGGGATAGGACCACAAACAAAAGAGCTAAAGGGACACTCGGGATAGGACCAGAAACAAAAGAGCTAAAGGGACACTCGGGATAGGACCAGAAGCGAAAGGGCAAAAGGGACACTCGGGATAGGACCAGAAACAAAAGAGCTAAAGGGACACTCAGGATAGGACCAGAAACGAAAGGGCTAAAGGGACACTCGGGATAGGACCAGAAacaaaagagctgaagggacactCGGGATAGGACCAGAAacaaaagagctgaagggacactCGGGATAGGACCAGAAACAAAAGAGCTAAAGGGACACTCGGGATAGGACCAGAAACAAAGGACCTAAAGGGACACTCGGGATAGGACCAGAAACAAAAGAGCTAAAGGGACACTCGGGACGGGACCAGAAACGAAAGGGCTGAAGGGACACTCGGGACGGGACCAGAAACTAAAAAGCTAAAGGGACACTGTGGACGGAACCAAAAACTAAAGAGCGAGAGGGACACTGTGGATGGGACCAGAAACAAAAGAGCTAAAGGGACACTCGGGATAGGACCAGAAACAAAAGAGTTAAAGGGACACTCGGGACAGGAATCGAAACAAAAGAGCTAAAGGGACACTCGGGATAGGACCAGAAACAAAAGAGCTAAAGGGACACTCAGGATAGGACCAGAAACGAAAGGGCTAAAGGGACACTCGGGATAGGACCAGAAacaaaagagctgaagggacactCGGGATAGGACCAGAAACAAAAGAGCTAAAGGGACACTCGGGATAGGACCAGAAACAAAGGAGCTAAAGGGACACTCGGGATAGGACCAGAAACAAAAGAGCTAAAGGGACACTCGGGACGGGACCAGAAACGAAAGGGCTGAAGGGACACTCGGGACGGGACCAGAAACGAAAGGGCTAAAGGGACACTCTGGACGGGACCAGAAACTAAAAAGCTAAAGGGACACTGTGGACGGAACCAAAAACTAAAGAGCGAGAGGGACACTGTGGATGGGACCAGAAACTAAAGAGTTAAAGGGACACTCGGGACAGGAATCGAAACTGAAGAGCTAAAGGGACACCTGGGACGGGACCAGAAACTAAAGAGCTAAAGGGACACTGTGGACAGGACCAGAAACTAAAGAGCTAGAGGGACACTGTGGATGGGACCAGAAACTAAAGAGTTAAAGGGACACTCGGGACAGGAATCGAAACTGAAGAGCTAAAGGGACACTCGGGACAGGAATCGAAACTGAAGAGCTAAAGGGACACTCTGGACAGGAACTGAAACGAAAGAGCTAAAGGGACACTGTGGACAGGACCAGAAACTAAAGAGCTAGAGGGACACTGTGGATGGGACCAGAAACTAAAGAGTTAAAGGGACACTCGGGACAGGAATCGAAACTGAAGAGCTAAAGGGACACTCGGGACAGGAATCAAAACTGAAGAGCTAAAGGGACACTCGGGACAGGAATCGAAACTGAAGAGCTAAAGGGACACTGTGGACAGGACCAGAAACTAAAGAGCTAGAGGGACACTGTGGATGGGACCAGAAACTAAAGAGTTAAAGGGACACTTGGGACAGGAACAGAAACTAAAGAGCTAACGGGACACTGTAGGCAGGACCATAAACTAAAGGGCTAAATGGACACTAGTCTAGACGGAACCGGAAAGTAAAGCACTAAAGGGACACTCTGGATGGGACCAGAAACTAATGGGCTAAAGGGACACTGTGGACAGGACTAGAAACTAATGGGCTAAAGGGACACTGTGGACAGGACTAGAAACTaaagggctgtggaggaggggcaTGGTTTGCTctcggctgcaggagagagggaggcggtGAAGCGGCTCAAGGAGCCAGTGTCtgaggtgcagcaggtgctggcAATTGGTTTGATGACTGTCTCTCCTGCTAGAAGTAGTGTGCTGGACCGGgctgggggagagagaggagcagagctgcactgatggcagcagaagctggaggaagCCAGCTCACGCAAGCCTGAAAAGGCTGGACCCTGGGACGACCAGGACGAGAACTGCACGGTGTGGCGGCAGCTAGAGAAGCCCACTGGACTGAGATGTGGGGATTGGGCCCACTGACACGTGCAATAAAGAAGCTTGAACTCACTGGCTGTGGAGTCACCTGTGTCTAGCCGACCCGCGGTAGCACTTGCGTGCTACATTGGCGCGCAACGTGGGCACCGTGCAGTTCTCGTCCTGGTCGTCCCAGGGTCCAGCCTTTTCAGGCTTGCGTGAGCTGGcttcctccagcttctgctgccgtcagtgcagctctgctcctctctctcccccaaGCCCGGTCCAGCACACTACTTCTAGCAGGAGATACAGTCATCAAATCAATTGCCAGCACCTGCTGTACCTCGGACACTGGCTCCCTGAACCGCTtccccgcctccctctctcctgcagccaaGAGCAAACCATGCCCCTCCTCCACAAGGGCTAAAGGGACACTCTGGACGGAACCGGAAAGCAAAGGACTAAAGGGACACTGTGGACAGGACCAGAAACTAAAGAACTAAAGGGACACTCTGGATGGAACCGGAAAGTAAAGGAGTAAAGGGACACTCTGGACGGAACCGGAAAGTAAAGAACTAAAGGGACACTCTGGATGGAACCGGAAAGTAAAGAACTAAAGGGACACTCTGGATGGAACCGGAAAGTAAAGGACTAAAGGGACACTCTGGACGGAACCGGAAAGTAAAGGATTAAAGGGACACTCTGTTCTGTGCAGAGGAGTTAAAGATGCTCTGTAGCTACACCCGTTCAAAGCAATGGCGACGCTTCATACAGATGTCTGTTTCAAGTTTATTCAATCTCCCACCAAATTACTTTGACTTATGATAACCCTTGTgcaaacatttcaataaatcaaGTGATTTTTTCCCTTGCagaagtaaacaacaggtaTCTCATTCCTTTCAGTTCTGAATTGATACTTTCAATTATCTGCACAGCTTTGTGTTTACAGACTGATCACTTTAGAACAAATTTTAGTTGTTTTCTACCAGCACAACTAATTTAAGAATGGGATGCTCAAGGATAGATAAATGAGTGAGTCTTTGCCCCTGattcttcagtgttttatttctcatttgTACAGTGGCTTTACGAACCAGTCCATCCTCATCTTTGCAAACATCTAGCACTCTTCCCAGTCTCCACTTGGCAAAATCTCTTCTTCGACAATGACGATATTTCCAATGTTTACATTTAATCTTGAAGAGTGCCAGCAATGTCTGAGCGAGATGTATGCTAGATACTCCTTCCTCCTTACATTTCCGTGTTGAAAGCATCTTTTTGTGCCAGCTTTACAAGCACAAAACTGGCTTGTCTTTTGCCTTCAACAGTTATACCCTCTGCTATTTTGTCTCGTTTTGCTAGTCTCTGGATCCGAGCAACCACATTTAATGCTGTATGCCATCTTGAGAAACATTTAAATCTCTCCAAAAACTTTTCCTCTTCAATCACATTTGTGTGTAATGCTTGAGTCGTTTTGATTTCTGGACTTCTGGATCTCCCACCATAAACTGGGGAGTTGGTTTTGGTGCCAGAATTTCTCTTTGCCACAGAAATTTTGGTCCAGTGAGCCAATTCAAGCTAATCAACTCTGCCATCCTGAGGCCTCTGGAGGCGTGATCAGCTGGATTTTGGTCAGTCTCAACATGGTAGCATTGTGCTGGGTCTGTTGTTTCCCTGATCCTTTGAACTGGATTTGCTATGAAGACATGAAATCTTGGGGCTCCATTGTTAATGTAGCCTAAGACCACCTGTGAATGTTATTCAGTTCATGATTTATGCACtagagagttaaaaaaaatgtttaaatactAATTCATGAAGGTAAAATGGATTTGTTGGTTAAAAATTGGATAAAAACTGTTCTATTAAGAAGAGAAACTGTAGTCA
Proteins encoded in this window:
- the LOC115409818 gene encoding cilia- and flagella-associated protein 20-like translates to MFKNTFQGGFLSILYSIGSKPLQIWDQKVKNGHIKRVTDNDIQSSVLEVEGTNVSTTYITCPADPKKTLGIKLPFLVMIVKNLKKYFSFEIQVLDDQNVRRRFRASNYQSMTQVNPFICTMPLRLDDGWNQIQVNLSDFTRRAYGTNYIETLRVQIHANCRIRRVYFTDRLYSEDELPADFKLYLPVQSQKAKVRTHILF